CAGGGCAAACGCCTCCTCCACCGCGAAGGCCAGCTCCAGCAGCGCGAGGGAGTCGTATGCCAGATCCTCCACCAGCCGGGTGCCGGCTTCGCAGGCGCCCGGCTCCGGAGCCAGGCGGGCCACGATCGAACGTACACCGTCCCGCACCTTCTCCCGTTCCACTTCCATCGTGGCCAGGTCCCCTGCGTCAGGCAATCGCGTCCTCCGGGTGCCGGTCAGGTGCGGCGGTGAGGGTGCCTTCCACGAACGATTGCCACAGCGTGCGCCGCCTCGGCTTTCCGCTCGACGTGCGGGTGATGGTGCCTCTTGGCACGTTCAAACAGGTGACCCGGGCGCCTCCGGCCTGGCGCCTGAGAAGCGCGGCCGCGGAGCTTCGCCAATCGTGATCCGCATCCTCGCTCAGCAGGACCACGGTGGGCAATCCTTCGAGCACTCCCAGCAGCACCGCGACTTGCTGGCGGCCGGCGCCCATCTCCGCGAGGGCCGTTTCCAGATCCTCGCTGAACACCGCCTGCCCGCGCACTTTGATGCTGTCGCCCAGCCTGCCGATGACGAAGAGCTGGCCGTCGGCGATGAAGCCCGCGTCTCCCGTGCGCAGCTCCCCATCGGCCAGACGGGTGAGCGAGGCCGGAGCGTCGCCCGCCAATCCGCTGGCGAGCGACGCGCCTCGCACCACGATCTCGCCCACCCGCCCCTCGCCGACCGGGACGAGGTCCTCGTCCACGACCGACACGGACACGCCGTCGAGCGGCAACCCGCATCCGACCACCGCGGTTCCGTCCACCCCGGCTTCAGGGGGGCGGATGCGGCGCCCCAGGGCGAGCGAAGCGGAGTCGACGACCGTGGCCTGCCACCCTCTTCCCCGCGGCACGCCGGAGACGGCCAGCGTTGCTTCCGCGAGTCCGTACGCGGGAAGGAGCGCCTCCCGGCGCAGCCCGAAAGGGCCGAGCAGCGCATGGAACCGCTCCAGAGTGCCCGGTGAGATGCGCTCGGCGCCTACGACGATCCCTTCCACCCCTGAGAAGTCCATCCCCTCCAGCGCATCGGCCGGCACCCTGCGCGCGATGAGGTCCAGCGCAAAGGGTGGCGTAGCGCTCAACCGGGCTCCAAACGTTCCGAAGCACCGCAGGTAGCCGAGCGGGTCGCGGACGAACTGCTCCGGCCGCATAAGCCAGAGATCGGTCTCGTATACGACCGGAGCGATCATCCCTCCTACGAGCCCCATGTCGTGGTGCAGCGGGAGCCACGACGCCCACGCGCTGCCCGGGGCGATGCCGAGCCAGCGGCTGAGTGCCGCGGCGTTGGTCGTGAGTGCGGTGTGGGAGATGGAGACGGCGCGCGCCGCGCCGGTGCTGCCGGAGGTGAGCTGGAGGAGCGCGATCTCGTCTGCGCGTGCGCTCCAGGGGGTGAGCTCGCCACCCCGGCCGAACAGCGCCGGCAGCTCCACCACCGCGGAAGAACCCCCGCCGACGCTCTCGACCGCACCGGCAACCCCTTCGCCGGCCACGATCAGGGTGGGGCGCGTCGCGTCCAGAACGCGGGCCAGGTGCTCCCGGTAGCGGTCCAGCTCCTTGAAGATCATCGGCGGCGCGGCCGGCGACGGAGTAGCGCCGATGGCGAGCGCACCAAAGAAGGCCGCGATGAACTCGGGGCCCGTCTCGCCGATCAGCGTGACCACGTCTCCCGGCCGAACACCGTGCTGCGCCAGCCCATGGGCGGCCTCGCGCGTCATCATCCCTACCTGCTCGTAGGGGTAGAAGCGCCACTCCCCGTCCGCCTGGGCGAAACGGATTCCGCGATCCGCGGCCGGACGTTCCAACCAGCTCAGCAGCGGTTTGGTAGATCTCGGCAATGAAGGCCTGAAAGAGTCCGAGCGGGCCCTGCTCGTAGTCGCTATTCAAAGAAAGGCCAGCACCCGCGAAAGTCCGCGTCAGTGCTGGCCTTCTGTATAAGTAGCAGGGGGGGGGCTCGAACCCCCGACCTTACGATTATGAGTCGTACGCTCTAACCAGCTGAGCTACCCTGCCACTGCGAAGGGCCGGTCCGTGAGGACCGGCCCTCCGGTCGGGCATAGCGGGGGCGGGATTTGAACCCGCGACCTTCGGGTTATGAGCCCGACGAGCTACCAGGCTGCTCCACCCCGCGATCAGTGCACCCAATGTACCGTCGAAGGCCGCTACCGTCAAGGCCCCGCGGGCGCCTTCGCTGCCGAGTCCACGGGGACGAAGCGGTACAGCAGCTCGCCGTCGCGGATCATCCCGAACCGCTCCCGCGCGATGCGCTCCACCGCCGAATCCTGCCGCTCCAGCCGCACGGAAAGCTGGCGGAGCGAGTCCACCCCGGCGCGCGTAGCCGCGAGCTGCTCCTCGGCGGCGGCGCGCTCGCGGCGCAGGCGCACCAGGTCCCACGCGGAGTACTCGCCCCCCCAGAGGGCGTAGTATCCGGCCACCGCGAGCGCGCCTCCGGCCAGCAGGCGGCGCGCCGCGCGCGGGCTCAGCGCCACAGCGTCCTTCCGGGGTAGCGGGCGGCCGAGCCGAGCTCTTCCTCGATGCGGAGGAGCTGGTTGTACTTGGCCACGCGGTCCGTACGCGACGCGCTCCCCGTCTTGATCTGCCCCACCCCCGTCGCCACCGCCAGGTCGGCGATGAAGGTGTCTTCCGTCTCGCCCGAGCGGTGGCTCATGACGGCGCGGTAGCCGGCGCCGCGCGCCATCTCGATCGCCTCCAGCGTCTCGGTGAGGGTGCCGATCTGGTTGACCTTGATGAGGATACAGTTGGCGATCCCCTGCTCGATCCCCCGCGCCAGCCGCTCGGTGTTGGTCACGAAGAGGTCGTCGCCCACCAGCTGCGCCTTCTTGCCGATGGCGTCGGTCAGCAGCTTCCACCCATCCCAGTCGTTCTCGTCCAGCGCGTCCTCGATGGAGCGGATGGGGTAGCGCTCGGCCCACTCCGCGTAGAAGCTCACCATCTCCTGCGAGGTGCGGCGCTCGTTGGTCGACTTGTGGAAGACGTACGCGCCGTCGCGGTGGAGCTCGGATGCGGCCACGTCCAGCGCGAGCACCACGTCGTCGCCGGCGTGGTAGCCCGCCTGCTCGATGGCGGTGAGGATCACGTCGAGCGCTTCCTCGTTGCTCGCCAGGTCCGGCGCGAAGCCGCCCTCGTCGCCCACGCCGGTGGACTTCTTCTGGCTCGTGAGCACCTTCTTGAGCGCGTGGAAGATCTCCGTCCCCATGCGCAGCCCTTCGGAGAAGGAGTTGGCCCCCACCGGCATCACCATGAACTCCTGGAAGTCCACGTTGTTGGCCGCGTGCGCCCCGCCGTTGAGGATGTTCATCATCGGCACGGGAAGGACGTTGGCCAGCGGGCCGCCCAGGTAGCGGTAGAGCGGGAGTCGGCAGTCGGCCGCGGCGGCGCGGGCGGCGGCCAGCGAGACGGCGAGGAGCGCGTTGGCGCCCAGGCGGCCCTTGTTGGGCGTGTCGTCCAGCGCGATCATCGCGCGGTCGATCCCGGTCTGGTCGAAGGCGTCCATCCCGTGAAGCGCCTCGGCGATCTCGCCGTTCACGTTGGCGACGGCGCCGCGCACGCCCTTCCCCAGGTACCGCCCCTTGTCGCCGTCGCGCAGCTCCACGGCCTCGTGCTCGCCGGTAGACGCGCCGCTGGGCACCGCCGCGCGCCCGAACGCGCCCGAGGAAAGCACGACGTCGGCTTCGACGGTCGGATTGCCGCGCGAGTCGAGGATCTCCCGCGCGCGGATCTTCTGGATGGTCGCCATGGATGCCGGAAGTGGTTCTGCTGGAATGGTCTTTGGGAAGCGCGGCGGAACGTAGGGACGGAGGGGGAAGCTGTCAACGGAGGGCCCCCTCCCCCCGACCCCCTCCCCCGCCTGCGGGGGCGCAGGGCGGGTGAGGGGGAGAACTCCGTGTGCGATGCACAGATCCCGTAGGGGCGCGATTCATCGCGCCCGTGCCCGCCGCCACCCCGACGCCCGCACCGCACACCGATCCCCGGTAGGGGCAGACCTGCGTGTCTGCCCACCCTTTCCCCCACCGCGAACCCTGCGATTCGCACCCAAACCCCGTAGGGGCCGCCCCACGTGGCTGCCCGTGCCCGCCCCGGCACCGCCGCCCGCCTTATCGCGCCGGCTGCAGATCCAACGTTACCCCCGGCAACCCCAGATCGCTCTCCTCCGCAGGCGCTTCGCACAACGCGGACGGCAACGCATCGGCCACATCGCGCGGGATCAGGCCCCTGCCCCGCCCCGCGATCTCGGCGGCGCGGCCGGCGTGGAAGAGGGCCAGCGCGGCCGCATTGCGCGGCGCGGCGCCGACGGCGAGGAAGGCGCCGGCGACCCCGCTGAGCACGTCACCCATGCCGCCGGTGGCGATGCCGGAGTGGCCGGCGACGTTGACCAGCGTCGGAGCGCCCGCTTCCGCGACGAGCGAGGGGGCGCCCTTGAGGAGCACGGTGCAGCGGAATCGCTCGGCGGCTTCGGCGGCGGCGGCGAAAGGGTCGGCGGTAATGGCGGAGACGGGGCGGTCCAGGAGGCGTCCCATCTCGCCGGGGTGCGGCGTCAGGAGGAGCGGGCGCTCGACTTCGTCGCGGAGTGCGGGGTTCTTGGCGAGGAGGGTGAGAGCGTCGGCGTCGAGGAGGAGGGGCGCGGCGCCGCGGGCGAGGCGGCGCAGGAGAGCGAGCGAGCCCTCGTCGGTGCCCATTCCGGGACCCGCGACCACGGCATCGGCATCCGAGAAGTCGTCGGGGAGCGAGGCGCGATCGAGGAAGAGGGCTTCGGGGAGCGAGACCTGGATGATCGCGCGGTTGTCGTCCGGCGAGACCAGGATCGCGTAGCCGGCGCCCGCCCGCAGCGCACCCATCCCCGCCAGCACCGCCGCGCCCGCCATCCCCCGCCTCCCCGCCACGATCAGAACGCGCCCCATCCGCCCCTTGTGCGCGTTGGCCGGAACGGCGGGTAGGTGATGCGCGGCCCAGGCGGGGGTGATCAGCTCCGCGCCCGCGTCGGCCAGCGGCGCGAAGCCGATCTCCACCGCCACGATCCTCCCCGCGTGCTCGCGGCCGGGGAAGAGGAGGAGCCCGCGCTTGGGACCGCCAAAGGTGACGGTGACGGCGGCGCGGATCGCGGGTCCCGGCGCGGCGCCGGTGGTCAGGTCGATCCCCGAAGGACCATCCAGCGCCACCACGGGGACACCGCTGCGCCCGATCGCGTCAATGGCGGCGGCTTCGGGCTCGCGGGGAGCGCCGCGCGCGCCGGTGCCGAGCAGACCATCGACCACCACGGCGGCCCCGGCCAGCGCGGCGGACAGCTCGTCCGCGGGACGGATCTCCATCTCCCAGCCGTGCAGGAGCGAGAGGTCGGGCGGGCGCTTGCCCACGGAGATGGCCACCACCTCACGCCCCCACGCGCGCAGCGTGCGCGCGACGACCAGCGCATCGCCTCCGTTGTTGCCGGCGCCGACGACCGCGACGATCCGTCCCGCGGGGTAGAGACGCTGCACGATGGCGGCGGCGGAGCGGCCCGCAGATTCCATCAGCACCGCTTCGGCGATCCCCACCTGGCGGATGGAGAGCGCATCCCACGCGCGCATCTCGTCCGCGGCGAGCACGGGGATGCGCGCGCCGGTGAAGAATGGTGTGGGCATGTGTGAGGAGACGGGCGCTACTTGTAGCTCTGGCCGATGGTGCGGCCGAAGCTGATCTCGCCATTGTCGATGCGGATGTTGAAGCCGCACTCCGGGTTCGTGCAGACCCAGGCCTTGTAGGTGATCGGCGCGCCGTCGCGGCCGTAGTCCGACAGGGGAACCAGCAGACCTGCGTTGCACTTCTGGCACTGCGGATACTCGCGGACGTCCGTCATGGCGCACCCCCTCCCCTTGCGTTTACCCCCCACCTCGACCGGCGCCTGCCCCGCCCCTGCGGGACCCCAAAACGGCGCCGCAAGGCCTGTTCCAGGGCTACGACGCGGCCAGCAGGGGGCGGCAGGGACGCCAGGGGTAGTTGTTCTCGAAGGCTTCCGCGAAGCAGAACACCCCGTCGAACTCCCCGGGCGAGTCGCCGTCCTGCTTCACCAGGACGCCGCACTCCACCAGGGCGAAGACGATCTCGCCGAAGTCGCGCGTGCCGCGGATCCCCCAGAACTCCAGGACGTGGCGGGCCATGAGGCCGTATCTCTCCAGCGCCAGGTCGCGGCACCCCTCGGCCAGCTCGCGGCCGCTGATGTGGCGCGCCTCCCCCACCCGCTCGATGGTGAAGTGGAGGGCGGCGAGGACGAAGAGGTAAGCGGTGTCGTGGTACGCCGGGAATTGCTTCCGCAAGCGGTCCATGATGGGTTCCGCCAACACGGATCCCTCCATGCGCGACTCTCCCTCAGGGCGATGCCGTGCCGGACGCGGACGCGGCCGGCGGAACGGGCGGGGCTTCCCCGCACGGCGGCGGGCGGCGGTGGATGTGGCCGCCGTCCGCGGGAACGTCAGATGAATACGCCGCTCAACTGCCCGCGTTCCGAAAGAGCACGCGCTGTCCGACGGCGAGGGGTGCGACGGCGCCCGCGGTGGTTTCCGTAAGCTCTTCGCGGAGCGTGGCTTCCGCCCCCGCGGGGACGCTCATCTCCACCGTCCCCGCATCGCCCTCGGGGGCGTACCCGTGCTCCACCTCCGCGGCGCCGGCCCGCTCCAGCGCCGGCATCACCGCCGAGGTGTGCTCGTACGGATAGCGCAGCGCCAGGCGCACTGCGACCGTCCCCACGCGGCGCGGCGCAACGGCGAGCGCTTCCGCGGCGGCGTCCCCATAGGCGCGCACCAGTCCGCCCACGCCCAGCTTGGTGCCGCCGTAGTAGCGGGTGACGATCACGATGCAGTCCGTGACCCCCGCGCCGTCGATGGCGGCCAGGATCGGCGCGCCGGCGCTGCCGGAGGGCTCCCCCGCGTCGTTGGCGCGATGGACCTCGCCGCGCATCCTCCACGCGTTGCAGTGGTGCGTGGCGTCCCACATCTCGCGCTCCCTTGCCGCCAGGCGCGCGCGCGCCTCCGCCTCGTCCGCCGCCGGTGCCGCCAGGGCGAAAAAGGTGGAGCCTTTGACGCGGGTCTGGGCCGTGCCTTCGCCCGCCAAGGTCAGGAACGAGTCAGCATCCATAAAGAAAAGGCCTCACGCGGAGGCGCGGAGACGCGGAAGAGAAAAGAAGATAAAGCAGCCTCCTCCGCTGTTCTCTCTCCGCGTCTCCGCGCCTCCGCGTGAGACATGCAGTTCCGTGAAACAGGAAGCGCGCGAACCGTGGCTCGCGCGCTTCCTGAAAGATCAAACCTGGTGGGCTACAGCCAGGTGCGCGCGGCGAGGGCAACCACCAGCACGCCGAGCACGCTCATGAAGTCGAGGCGGAACACCACGGGACCGAGCGTGATGCCGAACGCCACCAGGTCCACCACCAGCGGCCCGAAGGCGGCCGATACGGACGTGGTGAAAAAGGTTCGCGCCGTGCTGTCCGGCGTGAAGCGGACGACCAGCTCCGAGAGGAGGGCTCCCAGGATCATCCCCATCAGCACCACCAGGAGCAGGCGCCCCGCGCGCCGGCGTGTCACCACGTTCATCTCACCTCTCCCCGACCCCCGTGAACGGTTGCACCACTCGGACCCCGCGCCCACGCTGGCAAATGCGGTGCCGTCAACGGCGCCGCTCCACCGCGTGGGCGATGCTCGCCCGCAGCGCGTCGAGCGCCGGACCCTCCGGCAGCCCCTCCAGCGCCTCCTCCGCGCGCGCCGCGCACTCCAGCGCCGCACTGCGCGCGTAGTCC
The DNA window shown above is from Longimicrobium sp. and carries:
- a CDS encoding acyl carrier protein, which gives rise to MPDAGDLATMEVEREKVRDGVRSIVARLAPEPGACEAGTRLVEDLAYDSLALLELAFAVEEAFALKPMDVLSASMIRTVGDLESYVLRELRLV
- a CDS encoding AMP-binding protein, translated to MERPAADRGIRFAQADGEWRFYPYEQVGMMTREAAHGLAQHGVRPGDVVTLIGETGPEFIAAFFGALAIGATPSPAAPPMIFKELDRYREHLARVLDATRPTLIVAGEGVAGAVESVGGGSSAVVELPALFGRGGELTPWSARADEIALLQLTSGSTGAARAVSISHTALTTNAAALSRWLGIAPGSAWASWLPLHHDMGLVGGMIAPVVYETDLWLMRPEQFVRDPLGYLRCFGTFGARLSATPPFALDLIARRVPADALEGMDFSGVEGIVVGAERISPGTLERFHALLGPFGLRREALLPAYGLAEATLAVSGVPRGRGWQATVVDSASLALGRRIRPPEAGVDGTAVVGCGLPLDGVSVSVVDEDLVPVGEGRVGEIVVRGASLASGLAGDAPASLTRLADGELRTGDAGFIADGQLFVIGRLGDSIKVRGQAVFSEDLETALAEMGAGRQQVAVLLGVLEGLPTVVLLSEDADHDWRSSAAALLRRQAGGARVTCLNVPRGTITRTSSGKPRRRTLWQSFVEGTLTAAPDRHPEDAIA
- a CDS encoding septum formation initiator family protein, with the translated sequence MALSPRAARRLLAGGALAVAGYYALWGGEYSAWDLVRLRRERAAAEEQLAATRAGVDSLRQLSVRLERQDSAVERIARERFGMIRDGELLYRFVPVDSAAKAPAGP
- the eno gene encoding phosphopyruvate hydratase; amino-acid sequence: MATIQKIRAREILDSRGNPTVEADVVLSSGAFGRAAVPSGASTGEHEAVELRDGDKGRYLGKGVRGAVANVNGEIAEALHGMDAFDQTGIDRAMIALDDTPNKGRLGANALLAVSLAAARAAAADCRLPLYRYLGGPLANVLPVPMMNILNGGAHAANNVDFQEFMVMPVGANSFSEGLRMGTEIFHALKKVLTSQKKSTGVGDEGGFAPDLASNEEALDVILTAIEQAGYHAGDDVVLALDVAASELHRDGAYVFHKSTNERRTSQEMVSFYAEWAERYPIRSIEDALDENDWDGWKLLTDAIGKKAQLVGDDLFVTNTERLARGIEQGIANCILIKVNQIGTLTETLEAIEMARGAGYRAVMSHRSGETEDTFIADLAVATGVGQIKTGSASRTDRVAKYNQLLRIEEELGSAARYPGRTLWR
- a CDS encoding NAD(P)H-hydrate dehydratase, with the protein product MPTPFFTGARIPVLAADEMRAWDALSIRQVGIAEAVLMESAGRSAAAIVQRLYPAGRIVAVVGAGNNGGDALVVARTLRAWGREVVAISVGKRPPDLSLLHGWEMEIRPADELSAALAGAAVVVDGLLGTGARGAPREPEAAAIDAIGRSGVPVVALDGPSGIDLTTGAAPGPAIRAAVTVTFGGPKRGLLLFPGREHAGRIVAVEIGFAPLADAGAELITPAWAAHHLPAVPANAHKGRMGRVLIVAGRRGMAGAAVLAGMGALRAGAGYAILVSPDDNRAIIQVSLPEALFLDRASLPDDFSDADAVVAGPGMGTDEGSLALLRRLARGAAPLLLDADALTLLAKNPALRDEVERPLLLTPHPGEMGRLLDRPVSAITADPFAAAAEAAERFRCTVLLKGAPSLVAEAGAPTLVNVAGHSGIATGGMGDVLSGVAGAFLAVGAAPRNAAALALFHAGRAAEIAGRGRGLIPRDVADALPSALCEAPAEESDLGLPGVTLDLQPAR
- a CDS encoding Minf_1886 family protein, translated to MDRLRKQFPAYHDTAYLFVLAALHFTIERVGEARHISGRELAEGCRDLALERYGLMARHVLEFWGIRGTRDFGEIVFALVECGVLVKQDGDSPGEFDGVFCFAEAFENNYPWRPCRPLLAAS
- a CDS encoding YigZ family protein, producing MDADSFLTLAGEGTAQTRVKGSTFFALAAPAADEAEARARLAAREREMWDATHHCNAWRMRGEVHRANDAGEPSGSAGAPILAAIDGAGVTDCIVIVTRYYGGTKLGVGGLVRAYGDAAAEALAVAPRRVGTVAVRLALRYPYEHTSAVMPALERAGAAEVEHGYAPEGDAGTVEMSVPAGAEATLREELTETTAGAVAPLAVGQRVLFRNAGS